Proteins from one Pseudomonas grandcourensis genomic window:
- a CDS encoding EAL domain-containing protein, translated as MPRLPTVLFLLSLMTWTATAGALTLTDEERSWLAAHPELRLGVDASWPPFEFRDDGGRYQGLAADYIEVIRKRLATRLTPIEPVSWTAVLDQAKKGKLDLLPGIMSTPERQKYLSFTRPYLDFPIVILAHVGGPQPHNLKDLYGLKIAVVENYAPHELLRSHHPDLNLVAMPNVSSALQALAIDEVDAVVGDLASSVWSLRQLKLDGLYVSGETPYRYQLAMGVPRDNKMLVGILDKVLADMSPAEISAIQEHWVGNVLDHRTLWNDLLVYGLPGLLLLTVVLAVVIRINRRLSSEIARRVDLEQELRSSEYHYRGLVESLSAIAWEAKVTDFTYSYVSPHAEDLLGYPLSHWLIPGFWRNIIHPADLTRAQTFCDHEVLAGRDHRLDYRVITADGRCLWVRDIVSLIEHGHEPVMRGLMIDITDAKRTEEALRLSEQKFASVFQQCPDILVIARLSDGCLLEVNEAFEDQIGLKAEDVIGQTATNLNIWGIPGVGPGLLQRLQAGSIRNLEMPFRRSNGQVFTGLISAEPFDLDMTPALVVVVRDITQLKETQQQLQTSEEKFAKAFHASPDGLLLSRQSDGLLLEVNDGFSRITGFNSAMSVDRSALDLGIWVNLNERKQMLDLLHRDGFVRDFSCHIRRSDGQIRLCEVSSRPLPIGDENCMLTIARDITERHLMQEKLQQAATVFESTAEGVLITDTQQHISAVNRAFTEITGYSESEALGHTPRLLASGLHDSAFYAAMWHQLTAEGHWQGEISNRRKNGELYPSWLTISAVRNREKFITHFVAVFADISSLKHAQAKLDYQAHHDPLTGLPNRTLFESRLLTALNNQQENGGQGAVLFLDLDRFKHINDSLGHPVGDLLLKGIAVRLKEQLRDIDTVARLGGDEFIILLPGLQQSSDADHIATKLLNCFAAPFQAGEHEFFISASIGTSLYPKDGCDVATLIKNADAAMYRSKAKGRNRVESYTRDLTAQASERVALEHELRRAIERNELRLCYQPKISLEDYSLVGAEALIRWHHPTFGDVPREHFIPLAEENGMILQIGDWVLETACRQMAEWHRLYESPGPLSVNLAGAQLRQPNLLGRIEQLLKDNGLNPGFLQLEITENFIMSQAEEALAVLHQLKQLGVQLAIDDFGTGYSSLSYLKRLPLDILKIDQSFVRGLPDDPHDAAIVRAIIALGRSMQFTVIAEGVETQAQQQFLAAEGCEQIQGYIVSLPLPPDEFAATFLRTAVKAFSDSTVAKPSL; from the coding sequence ATGCCCAGACTGCCGACCGTGCTTTTTTTGCTGTCGCTGATGACCTGGACCGCAACGGCTGGCGCGCTGACTCTAACCGACGAAGAACGTAGCTGGCTGGCGGCTCACCCGGAATTGCGCCTGGGTGTCGATGCGTCGTGGCCGCCCTTCGAGTTTCGTGACGATGGGGGCCGCTACCAGGGCCTTGCCGCGGACTACATCGAGGTCATCCGCAAAAGGCTGGCAACCCGGCTCACGCCCATCGAACCGGTGAGCTGGACCGCCGTCCTGGACCAGGCCAAAAAGGGCAAGCTGGACCTGCTGCCGGGCATCATGTCGACCCCGGAACGCCAGAAATACCTGTCGTTCACCCGTCCCTATCTGGACTTTCCGATTGTCATCCTGGCCCATGTCGGGGGTCCACAGCCACATAACCTGAAAGACCTGTACGGCCTGAAAATCGCCGTGGTGGAAAACTACGCCCCCCACGAACTGCTGCGCAGCCACCATCCCGACTTGAATCTGGTGGCGATGCCCAACGTAAGCTCGGCGCTGCAGGCGCTGGCCATCGACGAAGTGGACGCCGTGGTTGGCGATCTGGCTTCCAGCGTCTGGAGCCTGCGCCAACTCAAGCTCGATGGGTTGTATGTCAGCGGTGAAACGCCATATCGCTATCAACTGGCCATGGGTGTACCGCGCGACAACAAGATGCTGGTCGGCATTCTAGACAAAGTCCTGGCGGACATGAGCCCCGCTGAAATCAGCGCCATTCAGGAGCATTGGGTCGGCAATGTCCTTGATCATCGAACGCTCTGGAATGACCTGCTGGTGTATGGCCTGCCCGGATTGCTGCTGCTGACTGTCGTGCTGGCGGTGGTAATCCGCATCAATCGCCGCTTGAGCTCGGAAATCGCCCGCCGGGTAGACCTTGAACAGGAACTGCGCAGCAGTGAATACCACTACCGCGGCCTGGTGGAGAGCCTGTCGGCCATCGCCTGGGAAGCAAAAGTCACCGACTTCACCTACAGCTATGTGTCGCCCCACGCTGAAGACCTTCTCGGCTATCCCCTGTCCCATTGGCTGATTCCGGGCTTCTGGCGCAACATCATTCACCCCGCCGACCTGACCCGCGCCCAAACCTTCTGCGACCACGAAGTGCTGGCCGGGCGCGACCACCGCCTCGACTACCGGGTGATCACCGCCGACGGCCGCTGCCTGTGGGTGCGCGATATCGTCAGCCTGATCGAACACGGGCATGAACCGGTGATGCGTGGGCTGATGATCGACATCACCGACGCCAAGCGCACCGAAGAAGCACTGCGCCTGTCGGAACAGAAATTCGCTTCCGTATTCCAGCAATGCCCGGACATTCTGGTGATCGCGCGCCTGAGCGACGGTTGTCTGCTGGAGGTCAACGAAGCGTTCGAAGATCAGATCGGCCTCAAGGCCGAGGACGTCATTGGCCAGACCGCCACCAACCTGAACATCTGGGGGATTCCCGGTGTCGGGCCGGGCCTGCTGCAACGCTTGCAGGCCGGCAGCATCCGCAACCTGGAAATGCCCTTTCGTCGCAGCAACGGCCAGGTGTTTACCGGCCTGATCTCCGCCGAACCGTTCGACCTCGACATGACACCGGCCCTGGTGGTCGTGGTGCGGGACATCACCCAGCTCAAGGAAACCCAGCAACAGCTGCAAACGTCCGAAGAAAAATTCGCCAAGGCCTTCCACGCCTCCCCCGACGGCTTGCTGCTGTCGCGGCAAAGCGATGGCTTGCTGCTGGAGGTCAACGACGGTTTCAGCCGCATCACCGGGTTCAACAGCGCCATGTCGGTGGATCGTTCGGCACTGGACCTGGGGATCTGGGTCAACCTCAATGAACGCAAGCAAATGCTCGACCTGCTGCACCGGGACGGTTTTGTCCGCGACTTCAGCTGCCATATCCGCCGCAGCGACGGGCAGATCCGCCTCTGCGAAGTGTCCAGCCGTCCGCTGCCGATTGGCGATGAAAACTGCATGCTGACCATCGCCAGGGACATCACCGAGCGGCACCTGATGCAGGAAAAACTGCAACAGGCTGCCACCGTGTTCGAAAGCACCGCCGAAGGTGTATTGATCACCGACACCCAACAGCACATCAGCGCGGTCAACCGTGCGTTCACCGAAATCACCGGTTACAGCGAAAGCGAAGCCTTGGGCCACACGCCGCGCCTGCTCGCCTCGGGCCTGCATGACAGCGCGTTCTACGCCGCCATGTGGCATCAATTGACCGCCGAAGGCCACTGGCAAGGCGAGATTTCCAACCGACGCAAGAATGGCGAGCTGTACCCCAGCTGGCTGACCATCAGTGCCGTGCGCAACCGGGAGAAGTTCATCACCCACTTTGTCGCGGTGTTCGCCGACATTTCCAGCCTCAAGCATGCCCAGGCCAAACTCGACTACCAGGCGCACCACGACCCGCTGACCGGCCTGCCGAACCGCACGCTGTTCGAAAGCCGCCTGCTGACGGCGCTCAACAACCAACAGGAAAACGGCGGCCAGGGCGCCGTGCTGTTCCTCGACCTCGACCGCTTCAAGCACATCAACGACAGCCTCGGCCACCCGGTCGGCGACCTGCTGCTCAAGGGCATTGCCGTACGTCTCAAGGAGCAGTTGCGTGACATCGACACCGTGGCACGCCTGGGAGGTGACGAGTTCATTATCCTGCTGCCGGGCCTGCAACAATCCAGCGATGCCGACCACATCGCCACCAAATTGCTCAATTGTTTCGCCGCGCCGTTCCAGGCCGGCGAACACGAGTTTTTCATCAGCGCCAGCATCGGCACCAGCCTCTATCCGAAGGATGGCTGCGACGTCGCCACACTGATCAAGAACGCCGACGCCGCGATGTACCGCTCCAAGGCCAAGGGCCGCAACCGTGTCGAAAGCTACACCCGCGACCTCACCGCCCAGGCCAGCGAACGCGTGGCGCTGGAACACGAACTGCGCCGCGCCATCGAACGCAACGAGTTGCGCCTGTGCTACCAACCGAAAATCAGCCTCGAAGACTACAGCCTGGTCGGCGCCGAAGCCCTGATCCGCTGGCACCACCCGACCTTTGGCGACGTGCCGCGGGAACACTTCATCCCGCTGGCCGAAGAAAACGGCATGATCCTGCAAATCGGCGACTGGGTCCTGGAAACCGCCTGCCGACAGATGGCCGAATGGCACCGGCTGTACGAAAGTCCCGGCCCGCTGTCGGTCAACCTGGCCGGCGCCCAACTGCGCCAACCCAATCTGCTGGGCCGCATCGAACAGTTGCTCAAGGACAACGGCCTCAACCCCGGCTTCCTGCAACTGGAAATCACCGAAAACTTCATCATGAGCCAGGCCGAGGAAGCGCTGGCAGTGCTGCATCAACTCAAACAACTGGGCGTACAACTGGCCATTGACGACTTCGGCACCGGCTACTCGTCCTTGAGTTACCTCAAGCGCCTGCCGCTGGACATCCTCAAGATCGACCAGTCCTTCGTCCGCGGCCTGCCGGATGATCCCCACGACGCAGCGATCGTCCGCGCCATCATCGCCCTCGGACGCAGCATGCAATTCACCGTGATTGCCGAAGGGGTCGAGACCCAGGCGCAACAACAATTCCTCGCCGCCGAGGGCTGTGAACAAATCCAGGGCTACATCGTCAGCCTGCCTCTGCCCCCCGACGAATTTGCCGCGACGTTTCTTCGTACAGCAGTAAAGGCTTTTTCGGATAGCACAGTCGCAAAACCGTCGCTATAA
- a CDS encoding DUF3077 domain-containing protein yields the protein MSKTNAPSPSELKTVGFTPFLYLSDQPLFHVCRDVPIADALAQASDLLFLAKSLTVDAAYAQDSDRHAWAAHYLTTMSKAVIDDVVKVLTRRPVQAATNAKD from the coding sequence ATGTCCAAAACTAATGCGCCCTCACCCTCAGAACTAAAAACCGTCGGTTTCACCCCTTTCCTGTATCTCTCTGATCAACCTCTGTTCCACGTCTGCCGCGACGTCCCCATCGCCGATGCCCTGGCTCAAGCCTCCGACCTGCTATTCCTCGCCAAGTCCCTCACCGTGGACGCCGCCTACGCCCAAGACTCCGACCGCCACGCTTGGGCCGCACACTACCTGACGACGATGAGCAAAGCGGTGATTGATGATGTGGTGAAGGTGCTGACGCGAAGGCCCGTTCAGGCGGCGACGAACGCCAAAGACTAG
- the dnaG gene encoding DNA primase: MAGLIPQSFIDDLLNRTDIVDVVSSRLQLKKAGKNHTACCPFHKEKTPSFSVSPDKQFYYCFGCGAGGNALGFIMDHDNLDFVQAVEELAKAAGMEIPREESGRPHKPRQPTDSPLYPLLSAAADFYRQALKSHPSRKAAVEYLKGRGLTGEIARDFGLGFAPPGWDNLFKHLSSDTLQQKAMIDAGLLIENAESGKRYDRFRDRVMFPIRDSRGRVIAFGGRVLGDDKPKYLNSPETPVFHKGQELYGLYEARKTNRNLDEIIVVEGYMDVIALAQQGLRNAVATLGTATSEEHLKRLFRVVPNVLFCFDGDQAGRNAAWRALEATLSSLQDGRRARFLFLPEGEDPDTLVRSEGTDAFRARINQHAQPLADYFFQQLTEEADPRSLEGKAHMATLAAPLIDKVPGANLRILMRQRLSEITGLSGEAVSQLAQSAPQEAPPAYDPGIDYDAMPDYSDYHQPQAQEMYAPQQEWTPKKPGAGGKKWDKKPWDKNGKRGGDRDQPRAPRVPAAVEPPTLAALRTLLHHPQLAEKVEDAGHFAAEDHTNTQLLVALLEAVQKNPKLNSIQLIARWHGTEQGRLLKALAEKEWLIDGDNLEQQFFDTITSLSARQRERNLEQLLRKARQSELTSEEKNQLRDLLSRNVSASNPTSTGA; this comes from the coding sequence ATGGCCGGGCTAATTCCCCAGAGCTTCATTGACGACCTTCTGAACCGCACCGACATCGTCGATGTGGTCAGCTCGCGCCTGCAATTGAAAAAGGCCGGCAAGAACCACACCGCCTGCTGCCCTTTCCACAAGGAAAAGACTCCGTCGTTCAGCGTCAGCCCCGACAAGCAGTTCTATTACTGCTTCGGCTGCGGCGCTGGCGGCAACGCCCTTGGCTTCATCATGGACCACGACAACCTGGATTTCGTCCAGGCGGTCGAAGAACTGGCCAAAGCCGCCGGCATGGAAATCCCCCGGGAAGAAAGCGGCCGCCCGCACAAACCGCGACAGCCGACCGATTCGCCGCTGTATCCGCTACTGAGTGCCGCTGCCGACTTTTATCGCCAGGCCCTCAAAAGCCATCCATCGCGCAAGGCCGCCGTGGAATACCTGAAAGGTCGCGGGCTGACCGGCGAAATCGCCCGGGACTTCGGCCTGGGCTTTGCTCCGCCTGGCTGGGACAACCTGTTCAAGCACTTGAGCAGCGATACCCTGCAACAAAAAGCCATGATCGATGCCGGCCTGCTGATCGAAAACGCCGAAAGCGGTAAACGCTACGACCGCTTCCGCGACCGCGTGATGTTTCCGATCCGCGACAGTCGCGGGCGCGTCATCGCCTTCGGCGGCCGGGTATTGGGCGACGACAAGCCAAAGTACCTGAACTCCCCGGAAACCCCGGTTTTCCATAAGGGCCAGGAACTCTACGGCCTGTACGAAGCGCGCAAGACCAACCGCAACCTCGACGAGATCATCGTCGTCGAGGGTTACATGGACGTCATTGCACTGGCCCAGCAAGGCCTGCGCAATGCCGTTGCGACCCTGGGCACCGCCACCAGCGAGGAACACCTCAAGCGGCTGTTTCGCGTCGTGCCCAACGTGCTGTTCTGCTTCGACGGCGACCAGGCCGGCCGCAATGCGGCATGGCGGGCGCTGGAGGCGACACTTTCGAGCTTGCAGGACGGTCGTCGCGCACGTTTTCTGTTCCTGCCCGAAGGCGAAGACCCGGACACCCTGGTCCGCTCCGAAGGCACCGACGCCTTCCGCGCACGTATCAATCAGCACGCGCAGCCACTGGCCGATTACTTCTTCCAGCAACTGACGGAAGAAGCCGACCCGCGCTCGCTTGAGGGCAAGGCCCACATGGCCACCCTCGCTGCACCGTTGATCGACAAAGTCCCGGGCGCCAACCTGCGCATATTGATGCGTCAACGCCTGAGCGAAATCACCGGCCTGAGCGGTGAAGCGGTAAGCCAGCTGGCACAAAGCGCCCCGCAAGAAGCGCCGCCGGCCTACGACCCGGGTATCGATTACGACGCGATGCCCGATTACAGCGACTATCATCAGCCGCAGGCACAGGAAATGTATGCGCCGCAGCAGGAATGGACGCCGAAGAAACCCGGTGCAGGAGGCAAGAAATGGGACAAGAAACCGTGGGACAAGAATGGCAAACGGGGCGGTGACCGTGATCAACCCCGCGCGCCACGGGTGCCCGCCGCCGTAGAACCGCCGACCCTCGCCGCCTTGCGCACGTTGCTGCATCACCCGCAACTGGCCGAAAAAGTCGAGGATGCCGGGCACTTCGCCGCCGAGGATCACACCAACACGCAATTGCTGGTGGCGCTGCTCGAAGCTGTGCAGAAGAATCCCAAGCTAAACTCAATTCAACTGATTGCGCGTTGGCACGGCACAGAACAAGGCCGTTTGCTCAAGGCCCTGGCGGAAAAGGAATGGCTGATTGATGGAGATAACCTTGAACAACAGTTTTTCGACACCATTACTAGCTTGTCAGCCCGCCAACGCGAGCGAAATCTGGAACAACTTCTGCGAAAAGCGCGTCAAAGCGAATTGACCAGCGAAGAGAAAAATCAACTGCGCGACCTATTGAGTCGCAATGTTTCCGCATCAAACCCGACCTCAACTGGCGCGTGA
- the rpsU gene encoding 30S ribosomal protein S21, which yields MPAVKVKENEPFDVALRRFKRSCEKAGVLAEVRSREFYEKPTSERKRKAAAAVKRHAKKVQREQRRAVRLY from the coding sequence ATGCCAGCCGTCAAAGTAAAAGAGAACGAACCCTTCGACGTAGCTCTGCGTCGTTTCAAGCGCTCCTGCGAAAAAGCCGGTGTACTGGCTGAAGTTCGTAGCCGCGAATTTTACGAGAAGCCAACTTCTGAGCGTAAGCGCAAAGCAGCAGCCGCTGTTAAGCGTCACGCCAAGAAAGTTCAGCGCGAACAGCGCCGCGCCGTTCGTCTGTACTAA
- the folK gene encoding 2-amino-4-hydroxy-6-hydroxymethyldihydropteridine diphosphokinase has translation MSLTQVYLGLGSNIERETHLRAGLDALAAFLVDIRCSAVFESQPVGIKSGPFFNFVVSAYTDLPLMELDRRLKFIEADNGRYAPDRRGLPLDIDVLLFGDLVGNFDGLILPRAEILKNAFVLWPLSLIAPDLVHPGASKSFATLWAEAQIDQVLAPVAFEWRGEQLTSSDLL, from the coding sequence ATGTCGCTGACTCAGGTGTACCTCGGGCTCGGTAGCAATATCGAGCGTGAAACCCATTTGCGGGCGGGGCTCGATGCTTTGGCGGCGTTCCTGGTCGATATCCGCTGTTCGGCGGTGTTCGAAAGCCAGCCGGTGGGCATCAAGAGCGGGCCGTTCTTCAATTTCGTGGTGTCGGCGTATACCGATCTGCCGCTGATGGAGCTTGATCGTCGATTGAAATTCATCGAGGCGGATAACGGTCGTTACGCACCGGATCGCCGAGGTTTGCCGCTGGATATCGACGTGTTGTTGTTCGGTGACCTGGTGGGCAACTTCGATGGCTTGATCTTGCCGCGGGCAGAAATTCTGAAAAATGCGTTCGTTCTGTGGCCGTTGTCGTTGATAGCGCCGGATCTCGTGCACCCGGGCGCGAGCAAGAGCTTTGCGACCTTGTGGGCTGAGGCGCAGATCGATCAGGTGTTGGCGCCAGTGGCGTTCGAATGGCGTGGTGAGCAACTGACAT
- the folB gene encoding dihydroneopterin aldolase, which translates to MDRVFIEGLEVDTVIGAYDWERGIRQCLRLDLSFAWDNRPAAAGDDLTLALDYASVSSRIQAFAEQAQFQLVETFAERLVEVLMSEFKITWMRLKLTKPGAIPAATGGVGVEIERGCR; encoded by the coding sequence TTGGACAGAGTGTTTATCGAGGGCCTGGAAGTCGACACGGTGATTGGTGCCTACGACTGGGAACGAGGCATCCGACAGTGCTTGCGTCTTGATCTGAGCTTCGCCTGGGATAATCGCCCGGCCGCAGCCGGTGACGACCTGACCCTGGCGCTCGACTACGCCAGTGTTTCCTCGCGCATCCAGGCGTTTGCCGAGCAGGCGCAATTCCAGCTGGTGGAAACCTTTGCCGAGCGCCTGGTTGAAGTGCTGATGAGCGAATTCAAGATCACCTGGATGCGCCTGAAGCTGACCAAGCCCGGCGCCATCCCGGCTGCCACCGGCGGTGTGGGCGTGGAGATCGAGCGCGGATGTCGCTGA
- the tsaD gene encoding tRNA (adenosine(37)-N6)-threonylcarbamoyltransferase complex transferase subunit TsaD: MLVLGLETSCDETGVALYDSERGLLADALFSQIDLHRAYGGVVPELASRDHVKRMLPLIRQVLAEADCVPTEIDAIAYTAGPGLVGALLVGASCAQALAFAWGIPALGVHHMEGHLLAPMLELQPPEFPFVALLVSGGHTQLVQVDGIGQYTLLGETLDDAAGEAFDKTAKMMGLNYPGGPEIARLAEQGVAGRFVFPRPMCDRPGLDFSFSGLKTFALNTWQQCVSAGDDSEQARCDISLAFQQAVVETLTIKCKRALKAAGMRRLVIAGGVSANKALRTSLEKMLGDMKGDVFYARPEFCTDNGAMIAFAGCQRLQAGQQESLAISVQARWPMEQLSAL; the protein is encoded by the coding sequence ATGCTAGTACTGGGATTAGAAACCTCCTGCGACGAAACCGGTGTCGCATTATATGACAGTGAACGCGGCTTGCTGGCCGACGCGTTGTTCAGTCAGATCGACCTGCATCGCGCCTATGGTGGCGTGGTGCCGGAGCTGGCTTCGCGCGATCACGTCAAACGCATGCTGCCCTTGATTCGTCAGGTGTTGGCCGAGGCCGACTGTGTGCCGACCGAGATCGATGCGATCGCCTACACCGCGGGTCCTGGCCTGGTCGGTGCCTTGCTGGTCGGGGCTTCCTGCGCTCAGGCGCTGGCGTTTGCCTGGGGCATTCCGGCCCTCGGCGTGCATCACATGGAAGGCCACTTGCTGGCGCCGATGCTGGAGTTGCAACCGCCGGAATTTCCGTTCGTCGCTTTGTTGGTGTCGGGTGGTCATACGCAACTGGTTCAGGTCGACGGAATTGGTCAGTACACGCTCCTGGGCGAGACCCTGGATGACGCTGCCGGCGAAGCCTTCGACAAGACGGCCAAGATGATGGGGCTCAATTATCCGGGCGGACCGGAGATTGCTCGCCTTGCAGAGCAGGGCGTTGCAGGACGTTTCGTCTTCCCGCGTCCGATGTGCGACCGTCCGGGCCTGGATTTCAGCTTCAGTGGCCTGAAAACCTTTGCGCTGAACACCTGGCAACAGTGCGTCAGCGCCGGGGACGACAGCGAGCAAGCCCGTTGCGACATCTCGCTGGCGTTCCAGCAGGCCGTGGTGGAGACTTTGACCATCAAGTGCAAGCGTGCCCTGAAGGCTGCTGGCATGAGGCGCCTGGTGATTGCAGGGGGCGTCAGTGCCAACAAGGCGTTGCGCACTTCCCTGGAAAAAATGCTCGGCGACATGAAGGGCGATGTGTTTTATGCGCGCCCTGAGTTCTGCACCGATAATGGCGCAATGATCGCGTTCGCCGGTTGTCAGCGCTTGCAGGCCGGTCAGCAGGAAAGCCTGGCGATCAGCGTGCAGGCGCGTTGGCCGATGGAGCAGTTGTCGGCGCTGTGA
- the plsY gene encoding glycerol-3-phosphate 1-O-acyltransferase PlsY has protein sequence MFWLLAILAYLLGSLSFAILLSRLTGNPDPRMSGSGNAGATNMLRLAGKKLAILTLLGDLCKGLLPVLIARLAGLSQQEQAWIGVYAVIGHLFPLYFRFRGGKGVATAAGMLLGLYPPAALLAVCAWLLTFYLTRTSSLAALIATPLTLPLLAWQEPAALLPMSALTGLIVWRHRGNLRDLFAGRERHF, from the coding sequence ATGTTTTGGTTATTGGCGATCCTCGCCTACCTGCTCGGCTCTCTGTCCTTTGCCATTTTGCTCAGCCGCCTGACCGGTAACCCCGATCCGCGAATGAGTGGCTCGGGCAATGCCGGTGCCACCAACATGTTGCGCCTGGCCGGCAAGAAACTCGCCATCCTGACCCTGCTCGGCGACCTTTGCAAAGGCCTGCTGCCGGTACTGATTGCGCGTCTTGCGGGCCTTTCGCAGCAGGAACAGGCCTGGATTGGCGTCTATGCCGTCATCGGCCATCTGTTTCCATTGTACTTTCGCTTTCGCGGCGGCAAGGGTGTCGCCACCGCTGCCGGCATGTTGCTGGGGCTATACCCGCCCGCAGCCCTTCTGGCGGTCTGCGCCTGGCTCTTGACGTTCTACCTGACCCGCACCAGCTCCCTGGCCGCCCTCATCGCCACACCGCTGACCCTGCCGTTGCTGGCCTGGCAGGAACCGGCCGCCCTGCTGCCCATGAGCGCGCTCACCGGGCTGATCGTCTGGCGTCATCGCGGCAATCTACGCGACCTGTTTGCCGGGCGCGAACGGCATTTCTAG
- the rpoD gene encoding RNA polymerase sigma factor RpoD, whose product MSGKAQQQSRIKELITLGREQGYLTYAEVNDHLPEDISDPEQVEDIIRMINDMGINVFEVAPDKDSLMLADADTDEAAAEEAAAALAAVETDIGRTTDPVRMYMREMGTVELLTREGEIEIAKRIEEGIREVMGAIAHFPGTVDHILSEYTRVTTEGGRLSDVLSGYIDPDDGIAPPAAEVPPPVDAKAAKADDDTEDDDAEASDDEEEAESGPDPIIAAQRFGAVADQMEITRKALKKHGRNNKATIAELLALAELFMPIKLVPKQFEGLVERVRSALDRLRQQERAIMQLCVRDARMPRADFLRQFPGNEVDESWSDALAKGKGKYAEAIGRLQPDIIRCQQKLTALETETGLTIAEIKDINRRMSIGEAKARRAKKEMVEANLRLVISIAKKYTNRGLQFLDLIQEGNIGLMKAVDKFEYRRGYKFSTYATWWIRQAITRSIADQARTIRIPVHMIETINKLNRISRQMLQEMGREPTPEELGERMEMPEDKIRKVLKIAKEPISMETPIGDDEDSHLGDFIEDSTMQSPIDVATVESLKEATREVLSGLTAREAKVLRMRFGIDMNTDHTLEEVGKQFDVTRERIRQIEAKALRKLRHPTRSEHLRSFLDE is encoded by the coding sequence ATGTCCGGAAAAGCGCAACAGCAGTCTCGTATCAAAGAGTTGATCACACTTGGTCGTGAGCAGGGCTACCTGACTTACGCGGAGGTCAACGACCACCTGCCGGAGGATATTTCAGATCCGGAACAGGTGGAAGACATCATCCGCATGATCAATGACATGGGGATCAACGTATTCGAGGTTGCGCCAGATAAGGATTCCCTTATGCTGGCCGACGCCGATACCGACGAAGCCGCAGCCGAAGAGGCCGCTGCAGCGTTGGCTGCGGTCGAGACCGACATTGGTCGCACTACCGACCCGGTGCGCATGTACATGCGCGAAATGGGTACGGTGGAGCTCCTCACGCGTGAAGGCGAAATCGAAATCGCCAAGCGTATTGAAGAGGGCATCCGTGAGGTGATGGGCGCAATCGCGCACTTCCCTGGCACGGTTGATCATATTCTCTCCGAGTACACTCGCGTCACCACCGAAGGTGGTCGCCTGTCCGACGTCCTGAGCGGTTATATCGACCCGGACGACGGCATCGCGCCGCCTGCGGCAGAAGTGCCGCCGCCGGTTGACGCGAAAGCCGCCAAGGCGGATGACGACACCGAGGACGATGACGCCGAAGCCTCCGATGACGAGGAAGAAGCCGAAAGCGGTCCGGATCCGATCATCGCTGCACAGCGCTTCGGCGCTGTGGCCGATCAGATGGAAATCACCCGCAAGGCGCTGAAAAAGCACGGTCGCAACAACAAGGCAACGATTGCCGAGCTGTTGGCCCTGGCCGAGCTGTTCATGCCGATCAAACTGGTGCCGAAGCAATTCGAAGGCCTGGTCGAGCGCGTTCGCAGTGCCCTGGATCGCCTGCGTCAGCAAGAGCGCGCCATCATGCAGCTCTGCGTTCGTGATGCACGCATGCCGCGTGCCGACTTCCTGCGCCAGTTCCCGGGCAACGAAGTCGACGAAAGCTGGAGTGACGCCCTGGCCAAAGGCAAAGGCAAATACGCTGAAGCCATTGGTCGTCTGCAGCCGGACATCATCCGTTGCCAGCAGAAGCTGACCGCGCTGGAAACCGAAACCGGTTTGACCATCGCTGAAATCAAGGACATCAACCGTCGCATGTCGATCGGTGAGGCCAAGGCCCGCCGCGCGAAGAAAGAGATGGTTGAAGCCAACTTGCGTCTGGTGATCTCGATCGCCAAGAAGTACACCAACCGTGGCCTGCAATTCCTCGATCTGATCCAGGAAGGCAACATTGGCTTGATGAAAGCGGTAGACAAGTTCGAATACCGTCGCGGCTACAAGTTCTCGACCTATGCCACCTGGTGGATCCGTCAGGCGATCACTCGCTCGATCGCCGACCAGGCCCGCACCATCCGTATTCCGGTGCACATGATCGAGACGATCAACAAGCTCAACCGCATTTCCCGCCAGATGCTGCAGGAAATGGGTCGCGAACCGACCCCGGAAGAGCTGGGCGAACGCATGGAAATGCCTGAGGACAAGATCCGCAAGGTATTGAAGATCGCTAAAGAGCCGATCTCCATGGAAACCCCGATCGGTGATGACGAAGACTCCCATCTGGGTGACTTCATCGAAGACTCGACCATGCAGTCGCCAATCGATGTTGCAACCGTTGAGAGCCTTAAAGAAGCGACTCGCGAAGTACTGTCCGGCCTCACGGCCCGTGAAGCCAAGGTACTGCGCATGCGCTTCGGTATCGACATGAATACCGACCACACCCTCGAAGAGGTTGGTAAGCAGTTCGACGTGACCCGTGAGCGGATTCGTCAGATCGAAGCCAAGGCGTTGCGCAAGCTGCGCCACCCGACGAGAAGCGAGCATCTGCGCTCCTTCCTCGACGAGTAA